In Onychostoma macrolepis isolate SWU-2019 chromosome 04, ASM1243209v1, whole genome shotgun sequence, one DNA window encodes the following:
- the LOC131538761 gene encoding gastrula zinc finger protein XlCGF8.2DB-like isoform X2, translating to MVLKEESQELNEMEEEDQYKNQRDFITEEKSFSCSQTENTSSITAQKTESGSYFTCQQCGKCFRQKQGMKRHMRIHTGEKPYVCQQCGKHFNREITLKRHVRIHNGEKPYTCQQCGRSFTQLGNLGVHMSVHTGEKPYKCQQCGKSFNRKGNLNSHMTVHTGESLFTCQQCGTSFTQKESFNRHMRIHTGEQLYTCDQCGKSFGQHENLKVHLRIHGGKPYTCSQCGKSFRQKRHFEGHMRIHSGEQPYTCPQCGKSFNYKQHLEDHIRTHTGEKPFTCQQCGKCFNRKDTLNRHMRVHTGERPFICGHCGKSFRHKAGLKSHMSFHI from the coding sequence ATGGTGCTGAAAGAGGAGAGTCAAGAACTCAATGAAATGGAAGAGGAAGATCAATATAAGAATCAACGTGATTTTATAACTGAAGAAAAATCTTTTAGTTGTTCACAGACTGAAAATACTTCAAGTATAACGGCTCAAAAGACAGAAAGTGGTAGTTatttcacctgccaacagtgtggaaagtgtTTTAGACAAAAACAAGGTATGAAAAgacacatgagaattcacacagGAGAAAAGCCTTATgtctgccaacagtgtggaaagcaTTTCAATCGAGAAATAACTCTTAAAAGGCATGTTAGAATTCACAATGGAGAGAAGCCATACAcgtgccaacagtgtggaaggAGTTTCACTCAACTTGGAAACCTTGGAGTCCACATGAgtgttcacactggagaaaagccttacaaatgccaacagtgtggaaaaagtttcaaCCGGAAAGGAAATCTTAACTCCCACATGacagttcacactggagagagccttttcacctgccaacagtgtggaacaAGTTTCACTCAAAAAGAAAGCTTTAACAgacacatgagaattcacactggagagcagctttacacatgtgatcagtgtggaaagagttttggtCAACATGAAAACCTTAAAGTCCACTTGAGAATTCATGGAGGAAAACCCTACAcatgctctcagtgtggaaagagtttccgTCAAAAACGACACTTTGAAggccacatgagaattcactcTGGAGAGCAACCGTACacatgccctcagtgtggaaagagtttcaatTATAAACAACACTTGGAGGACCACATTAGaactcacactggagagaagcctttcacctgccaacaaTGTGGAAAGTGTTTCAACCGAAAAGATACCCTTAACAggcacatgagagttcacactggagagaggccATTTATATGTGGTcactgtggaaagagtttcagacaTAAAGCAGGCCTTAAGTCCCACATGAGTTTTCACATTTGA